The following is a genomic window from Coturnix japonica isolate 7356 chromosome 26, Coturnix japonica 2.1, whole genome shotgun sequence.
tgtgttgttgtgtatgtgtgtgtgtgtgtgtgtgtgtgttgtgtgtatgtgtgatgTATtgtgcactgtgtgtgtgtgtgacccTTGTGAaactgtgtgtatgtgtggtgGTGTGTGGTGTGTGTTGTCGTGCgtgaggtgtgtgtgtgtgtatgtgtgtgtatgggtgtggatgtgtgtgtgtgtggtgttgtgtgtgttgtgttgtgtgtgtgttgtgctgtgtgtgtgtagtgttgtgtgtgttgtgtgtgtgtgtgtgtgtgtgtggttgtgtatgtgtgtgtgtgtgtgtgtgtgtgtgtgtgtgtgtgtgtgtgtgtgtgtgtgtgtgtatgtgtgtgtgtgtgtgtgtgtatgtgtgtgtgtgtgtgtgtgtgtgtgtgtgtgcagggatggggtggtatgtgtgtgtgtgtgtgtgtgtgtgtgtgtatgtatgtttgtGGTGTGGTGTTGTCGAtgttgtgtgtatgtgtgtgtgtgtgtgtgtgttgtgttgtatgtgtggtgtgtgtgtggtgtgtgtgtggtgttgtgtgtgtgtgtgtgtgtgctgtgtgtgtgtgtatgtgtgttgtGGTGATTGTGTAGTGCCTTTGCATCATTGTGTCTAaactgtgtgtatgtgtgtgtgtgtgtgtgtgtgtgtggtggtgtGTGTAGTAGTGGgggtggttgggttttttggttttttgtggtggttttttttgttttatttttgtttgttgtttggtttggtgtgtgtgtgtatggtgTTATGGTGTGTGTGTAACCTGTGTgttgtttgtgtatgtgtgtgtgtgtgtggatgcgtgtgtgtgtgtgtatgtgtgtgtatgtgtgtatgtgtgtgtgtgtgtgtgtgtgtgtgtgtgtgtgtgtgtgtgtgtgtgtgtatgtgtgtgtgtgtgtgtgtgtgtatgtgtgtgtatgtgtgtgtgtgtgtgtgtgagtgtgtgtatatgtgtgtttatatatatatgtgtatatatatgtgtatatatatgtgtgtatatatgtgtgtgtatatatatatgtatgtgtgtgtatatatgtgtgtgtgtgtgttggtgttGTCGGGGTCTGGCTGTTGTTGGGCTGTTGTTGGGGCTGTTGTTGGGGTCTCCCCGTCCCCCCGTGTCGGTACCGATCGGATCCTCTCGTGGCAGCGTCGCTCCGCTCTGGCCGCCCGCCAGCCGTGTTCTCATAAACCACATGCTGCCGGCCGCCCTATAAAGGGCAGCGTTTGGGCCGCCCGGCTCAGCCCGCCCCGCCTCCGCCGGCCTCCTCCGCGCACCGCCCGACACGCTCCATCtcgccgccccgcagcccccagtGTCCCGCTCCGGACCCAGGTACCGCCCGCTCCTTGTGCCCCCGCCCCCCGCCGGGCTCCGCTGCCACCTTGCGGTGTCCCCCCTGTATCACCCCAAACCCCGGGCTGGGACAAGGGGACGTGCGCGCTGCGGAACCCCCAGCGTCGGCCCGTCCCGCCCGCCATATCCTATGGCTCATATCCCTATGGCTGAATATTCGCTCATTATCCCTATGGCTGAATATCCCTATCGGCTGATATATTCGCTATGGCTGATATCCCTATTATTCGCTCATATCCCTATCGCTGATATCCCTATTACTGATATCCCTGTTGCTGATATCCCTATCGCTGATATATCCTTATGGCTGAATATCCCTATCGCTGGCTTTTCGCTTTGGCCGTCCCGTGTGCCGATCGCCAGCGGTTTCGGATCCCCGCGGTCCGGTCCCCCCTCGCCCCCTCAAGATCCCGACGGCTCTGTGTCTCCATGCTCATCCCCGTCTCGCGTCCTAAATTCACGTTCTGAACGCGCTCCAATCCCATCCCATGGCCgtggctctctctctctctgttcccccgcccccccctccGGCGACATCTGCAGTTTCACAAGCCGGGAGCGTTTCTGGGCCGGCTCCCAGGGAAACTGCCCCcacccacccagccccacacaccctCTCGGTGCCGGGAcatgggatcaatggggtccaTTAGATCCCCCCCATGGATCATCCCCTCTGCCCACTTGGGGGGGGCTCGGGCCGCCCCGCTGCTTGttggggggctgggagggggctTTGGGGTGATGATGAGGGGAAGAGCCCTGAGGGTGCGGGGCTGGGGGTTGGGGGCTGGTCTGAGGGGATTGaaggggtttatggggtgggtGACCCGGTGCCTGTCACCCATTGGGGTGGCCCAGAGCCACGTGTGTTGGATATGGGAAATTCCCTGTAGGAAGGAGCAGGATGGGCGTGGGGTGGGAGGATTGCAGCAGGGTCAGCGTTACAAAGCTGGGATTAATGGGGAAGGGGCTCTCGGGGGTCCGGCCCCTCACCAAACACCCCCATACCCCGCTCAGCTGTCCCTGCTCCGCTGCACCCTGCTCTCATCcctcctcctgtgctgcatcCATGAGACACAGCAGAACAGCTACTGCCAGCAGATCATCACCGAGCGGCACCTGGAGCATCTGCAGGACCTGGTGAGTGCCCCCATGGTGCCAGCGGGCGACTGGCGGCCCTACAAGCTCCAACCCCGCTTTAGGATCCCAATAGTGGCACCCAGCAGCCGGGCACCCGCGGGCACACGAGTGGCATCGTGCCGGGAGGAGCAGCCGTGTGTATGAGCCGGGGGCAGGGAGTGGGGGCAGCATAGGGGGCAAATGGGGGGTGCTGCTTTTTGGGGCCGTGATGGTTGTGCAGGGGTTAAGCCGAGGAATCCGGCTGCATTCCTGAGTCCAGCTGCTTGCCTGGAAGCTGGGCTGGCAACGGGGCTGTGGGTGGGTGGCAGGCGGGGAGGGGGGTCACGGAGCCAGCCGGGCTGGGGCCATGGGAGCGTGTGTGTGTCCTATGGGGTGCTCAGCATGGGgagccccagcccagccccatagtgccccagcccagccccatagtgccccagcccagccccatagcgctgcTGCCCGTGCTGGCCCCGCGCTCACCTCGGTGCAGGCATcacagctgtgggtgctgtgtgcagggaatCGGGCCATGCAGGGATTTGTGTGTTGGCCATGTGGGTGCGTTTGGAGCAGATTAAATTTGGCCTTTTTGCAGCTCGAGGGATGGATCCCGAGCTGAGCTCAGCTCGTAACCGCTGCGTGTAACCGCTGCATTGGGGCTGAGGAGCCTCTTCCTCTATGGCAGATGCTCTGTGTGCAATACAGGCTGTGTATATGGGGAAGGTTTGCTGTGCAGCACAAGCAGCCGCCGTGGCTTTAGGGTGGGGGGTGTCGAGAGGGGCTGAATGCAGGCCATGGTTTCCCAGCTGGAGATGGAGCCCTCTCCTCCTCCGGagtttgcaaagcaaagcaaagcagagcaaagcagagcagagcagagcaaagcaaagcaaagcagagcaaagcaaagcagagcaaagcaaagcaaagcaaagcagagcaaagcaaagcagagcagagcaaagcagagcagagcagccgGCCCTTATTGCAGCCCCGCGGGATAATGGAGCAATTGTTTCCAGTGCTGCACggctctgctggcagctcaggCTGCGATGGATGCAGGCCCGGAGGCTGCACGCCCTGCAGGAGGGTTTGGCTTTGGCCGGGTTGTTTGGGggattttcctccttttgtaATGGGAAGGAGAGGTGGCAGCGGGCaatgctccatccctgccccatatccccatccctgccccatcccttccatccctgccccatccctgctccatccctgccccatccctgccccatccctgccccatccctgctccatccctgctccatccctgctccatccctgctccatccctgccccatccctgccagCACAACAGGGGGGTGCAGCATtaaggggaggaggaggatggtgTGGGCTGAAGCAGGAGccccctgtgctgtgggctTGGGGGGGTTTGCACACATGTGGGTCCAGGGCTGTGACCccatgctccatccctgcaggcgGACACACAGATGCAGCAGCCTGGCACCGTGTCCTTCAGATTCATCAGCAAGATGAGGCTGGTGAGTGGCCCCTGGATGGGCAGAAAGGGGGgtggggtgtccctatggggtgtgtccctatggggtgaccTTAtagtgtgtccctatggggtctccctatggggtgtctctatggggtgtccctatggggtgtcctTGTGGAGTGTCCTTAtagtgtgtccctatggggtgtgtccctatgggggtgTCCTTAtagtgtgtccctatggggtgtcctTATGGgttgtgtccctatggggtgtgtccctatggggtgtccttatagtgtgtccctatgggggtgtccttatggggtgtccctatggggtgtccctatgggggtgtccttatggggtgtccctatggggtatccctatggggtctccctatggggtgtgtccctatgggggtgTCCTTATGGGCGTGTCCTTATgggggtgtccctatgggggtatCCttatggggtgtccctatgggggtatCCttatggggtgtccctatgggggtgTCCTTAcggggtgtccctatggggtgtgtCCTTATGGAGTGTCCTTATAGTGTGTCCTTATGGGGATGTCTCTATgggggtgtccctatggggtgtcctTATGGAGTGTCCTTAtagtgtgtccctatgggggtatCCTTATGGGGTGTCCttatggggtgtccctatggggtgtccctatagtgtgtccctatgggttgtgtccttatggggtgtccctatgggggtatGCTTATGGGGGTGTCCTTATgggggtgtccctatggggtggccctatagggtATCACTATGGGGTgagtccttatggggtcaggcCCTATGGGGTGTGTCCTTACGGGGGTGTCCTTACGGGGGTGTCCTTACGGGGTGTCCTTATGGGGTGTCCTTAtagtgtgtccctatgggggtgtccctatgggggtatCCTTATGGGGGTGTCCTTATgggggtgtccctatggggtgtgtCCTTATAGTATGTCTCTATgggggtgtccctatgggatgCATTTGCTGTCCCTGGGCAGGGTGGGATATCAGTGCTCCCTCTGCCCATGCAGTTTCTCACTGTGGGGCTCCGTCTCCTCCCAGAACGATTCCATCTGCTACGTGAAAGCCGCCTTCCCATTGCTGGGCACCATCCTGAACAGGACGACGTTCAAAGAGAACTCAGCCAACGCCAACAAGATGAAGACGGTGCGAAGGATGTACGAGAACATCGACGAGAACGTGGACCCCTGCATCAGGGAGGAGGACGATGAGGAGCACGCGGTGGGCACATGGGGGGGCCCATGATGTGGGCTTAGAGCTGGGTGCTGTCTGGCACCCTGATGGTGCCCTGATGGTGCCCTTATGGTACCCTTATGGTACCCTTATAGTGCCCTTATGGCACCTTTATGGCACCTTTATGGTATCCTTATGGTGCCCTTATGGCACCCTTATGGCACCCTTACGGCACCCTTATGGCACCCTTACGGCACCCTTATGGCACCCTTACGGTACCCTTATGGCACCCTTACGGTACCCTTATGGCACCCTTATGGTACCCTTATGTTACCCTTATGGCACCCTAATGGCACCTTTATGACACCTTTATGGCACCCTTATGGCACCCTTATGGCACCCTTATGGCGCCCTTATGGTGCCCTTATGGTGCCCTTATGGCACCCTTATGGCGCCCTTATGGTGCCCTTATGGCACCTTTATGGCACCTTTATGGCACCTTTATGGTACCCTTATGGCACCCTTATGGCACCCTGATGGCACCCTTATGGCACCTTATGGCACCTTATGGCACCTTATGGCACCTTATGGCACCTTATATGGCACCTTATGGCACCTTATGGCACCTTATGGCACCTTATGGCACCTTATGGCACCCTGATGGTGCCCTGATGGTACCCTTATGGTACCCTTATGGTGCCCTTATGGTGCCCTGATGGTATCCATATGGTACCTATATGGCACTATATGGTACCTATATGGCACCTATATGGCACTATATGGTACCTATATGGCACTATATGGCACCCTTACGGTACCCTTACGGCACCCTTACGGCACCCTTACGGCGCCCTTACGGCGCCCTTATGGTACCCTTATGGTACCCTTATGGTGCCCTGATGGTGCCCTTATGGTGCCCTTATGGTGCCCTTATGGTACTCTTATGGCACCCTTATGGCGCCcttatggcaccctatggcaccctatggcaccctatggcaccctatggtaccctatggcaccctatggcaccctatggcaccctatggcaccctatggcaccctatggcaccctatggtaCCCTTATGGCACCCTGATGGCACCCTTATAGTACTCTTATGGTACCCTTATGGTGCCCTTATGGTGCCCTTATGGCACCCTTATGGCACCCTTATGGCACCCTTATGGTACCCTTATGGTACCTTTATGGCACCTTTATGGTACCCTTATGGCACCCTGATGGCACCCTTATAGTACTCTTATGGCACCCTTATGGTACCCTTATGGCACCCTTATGGCACCCTTATGGTACCCTTATGGCATCTTTATGGTACCCTTATGGTGCCCTTATGGTGCCCTTATGGTACCCTTATGGTGCCCTTATGGCACCCTTACGGTACCCTTATGGCACCCTTATGGCACCCTTATGGCACCCTTATGGCACCCTTATGGTACCCTTATGGTGCCCTGATGGTGCCCTTATGGTACCCTTATGGCACCCTAATGGTACCCTTATGGCACCCTGATGGCACCCTTATAGTACTCTTATGGCACCCTTATGGCACCCTGATGGCACCCTTATAGTACTCTTATGGCACCCTTATGGCACCCTTATGGTACCCTTATGGCATCTTTATGGTACCCTTATGGCGCCCTTATGGCACCCTTACGGCACCCTTATGGCACCCTTATGGCACCCTTATGGTGCCCTTATGGTGCCCTGTGTgacctgtgctgctgagctgatggTGCCCCATCCCGCAGCTCTCTGAGATGTGCTTTGAGGAGTTCACCACGTCCCCCTACGAGATGCTGGTGCTGGTCAGACAGTTCTTCCAGGACatcaaacagctgctgcagaataaGGAGACCTTTGGGAAGGATTGCAGCCAGGTGTACCGCAGTGCGTGCGCggggcagcacagctcatcCCCAGGTACGGATGTGCATCCTGCCCTGCCATCGTGTGCATGGAGCAGCTTGGAGCTGCGTGTgttgggagctgtggggctgtgtttggggctgggggtgggagggggggcAGAGATGGGGATGCAGCCCcagaatggggctgggggtgagaCTATGGGGAGATGAAGGCGGCTCCATCCTCATGGAGGTGTCAGGCTCCAAGCCACATTGCAGCtcgtgcctcagtttccccttaGTGCCTTAGTGCCGGGTGATGCCGAGTGCTGCCCTGTGTCAGTGCTGCCATCCGTGTTTGTGTGAGTGCCGCGCTGTCTGCATGCCCGTGGAGGAGCCGGCTCAGTGTTGGCTGTGCCTTGTCACCGCTGCTCCGTGGGGATGTCACACGTGTCCGGCTCCCACCATTGATGCTGCATCGTGGATAACCCCTCACTGCCAGCTCAGGGACCCGGTGACGGGCTAATAACACTTGTCCTGTCGCTCTGCCTTGCTGCTATgtccagccctgcctgctccctgcctgctccctgctcccctctgTTCTCCTCTTCGGGACACAGGGGGGTCCCCCCCCCTCGGAGCTGCTTCCTGCCGGTGACCCCACGGCCgtctcttctctctgcttctttcaggTGTGGGGACAGATCCCGACTGCAATTGCCTGTCCCCTGCCCTCCCTTCTGCCACCCAGCCCTCCCTCTCCGCTGCCACCGGTGCCGGTGGGGACGCGGCACCCTCTAGCACCAGGGTCCCTTATCGGCAGCTCGGTGGCGTCCCGGCCGAGTTAGGCAGCAGTGCCCCGTCCGAGCCCCCCGGTAGCACGGAGGGTAGCTCGGGAGCCGACGAACTGCCCGGGATCGGGCTCGGCGACGCGTCGGCGCCGTCCCCCAGCGCGCAGCGGACGCTCGGAGCCCTCCTGGATCCGGCCTCCAGCTCCGGCCCGAAGGCTGCGGACgtttccatcccatcccacgGGATCCCGGACGAAGGCGCCGGGACCTCCGTCCTCCCGCATCGGCTCCCTTCGCCCCGAGGCATCGCTCAGCGCCGTCCCACCGACAGCCCCGAGCGGGTCACGCAGCTCCGCTTCTCCAGGATGGCTCCGCCGCTGCGGGGACGGGCGGACGGCGGCCCCGGGGACGGGGcgagggctgggggctgggggctgagccGGCTGCGGGAGCACGAGGACGGAGGGGCCGGACCCAGGTTTGATTCGAGCTTTGTTCTGAGCGCAGAGCAGCGCAGGAACGAGCCGCCGTCGGGCAGCGAGGGGCACCGGGAGCTGCTGGTGTATGTCCCGGTGGGCAGCGTGGTGGCCGTGCTG
Proteins encoded in this region:
- the CSF1 gene encoding macrophage colony-stimulating factor 1, coding for MGAAFGPPGSARPASAGLLRAPPDTLHLAAPQPPVSRSGPQLSLLRCTLLSSLLLCCIHETQQNSYCQQIITERHLEHLQDLADTQMQQPGTVSFRFISKMRLNDSICYVKAAFPLLGTILNRTTFKENSANANKMKTVRRMYENIDENVDPCIREEDDEEHALSEMCFEEFTTSPYEMLVLVRQFFQDIKQLLQNKETFGKDCSQVYRSACAGQHSSSPGVGTDPDCNCLSPALPSATQPSLSAATGAGGDAAPSSTRVPYRQLGGVPAELGSSAPSEPPGSTEGSSGADELPGIGLGDASAPSPSAQRTLGALLDPASSSGPKAADVSIPSHGIPDEGAGTSVLPHRLPSPRGIAQRRPTDSPERVTQLRFSRMAPPLRGRADGGPGDGARAGGWGLSRLREHEDGGAGPRFDSSFVLSAEQRRNEPPSGSEGHRELLVYVPVGSVVAVLLAMGGLLFYKYRAKVLQRPLEEGGCDPEEPETRALRGAERCSELETQEL